Proteins co-encoded in one Candidatus Obscuribacter sp. genomic window:
- a CDS encoding FAD-dependent oxidoreductase, whose amino-acid sequence MHLNTVVKAIDWQVGGVQVTASAADEAQDVLYSARQVIVSVPLGVLQIEPPAPGAITFRPALVQKQKAIASLRMGKIERVVAIFASRFWEDLKDGSEAFPEFGFIHCAEAPIAHWWSQYPVRSRFWLAGSLQLAQLSYPKI is encoded by the coding sequence GTGCATCTGAACACAGTGGTCAAAGCCATCGATTGGCAGGTTGGTGGAGTGCAAGTCACTGCTAGTGCCGCTGATGAGGCGCAGGATGTCTTGTATAGCGCTCGTCAGGTGATAGTCAGTGTACCCCTGGGTGTATTGCAAATTGAGCCTCCAGCGCCTGGTGCAATTACATTTAGACCCGCTCTAGTGCAAAAACAAAAAGCGATAGCAAGTCTGAGGATGGGCAAAATTGAGCGAGTTGTGGCAATTTTTGCCAGTCGCTTTTGGGAAGATTTAAAAGACGGCAGCGAAGCTTTTCCCGAGTTTGGATTTATCCATTGCGCTGAAGCTCCGATAGCGCACTGGTGGTCTCAGTATCCTGTGCGCAGTCGATTCTGGTTGGCTGGGTCTCTGCAGTTAGCTCAGTTGTCTTACCCGAAGATCTGA
- a CDS encoding FAD-dependent oxidoreductase → MQNRNSDVIVIGAGIAGLAAFKRLHQGGLNVLVLEARDRLGGRIHTIRPEGLRYPVELGAEFVHGRFPGFWESLDASGVRLNDTCVNHWTSVNGVLKPEEDYYKLIDGFFAELDKEANQSEQDMSVAAFAAVLEQRDPSMAAACQAGMEFVEKLSCCSKSRGRYQVLAKGCRQTIGMRRCGCWMVTTMSLLHFK, encoded by the coding sequence ATGCAAAACAGAAATAGCGATGTCATTGTAATCGGAGCCGGTATTGCCGGGCTTGCAGCTTTTAAGAGATTGCACCAGGGCGGTCTCAATGTGTTGGTGCTAGAGGCGCGCGATCGTCTCGGTGGGCGGATACACACGATAAGACCAGAGGGTCTGCGCTATCCAGTCGAGCTGGGAGCCGAGTTTGTACATGGTCGCTTCCCTGGCTTTTGGGAGAGTCTGGATGCTAGCGGCGTGCGCCTCAATGACACCTGCGTTAATCACTGGACCTCTGTTAATGGCGTACTCAAACCTGAGGAAGACTATTACAAGTTGATTGACGGCTTTTTTGCGGAGCTTGATAAAGAAGCTAATCAGTCGGAGCAAGATATGTCTGTTGCTGCATTTGCAGCAGTACTTGAGCAACGTGATCCCTCCATGGCAGCGGCATGTCAGGCTGGTATGGAATTTGTTGAAAAACTATCTTGCTGCTCCAAGAGCCGAGGTCGGTATCAAGTTTTGGCAAAGGGCTGCCGCCAGACAATCGGCATGAGGCGCTGCGGGTGCTGGATGGTTACGACAATGTCCCTGCTACATTTTAAATGA